The following are encoded in a window of Rhizobium sp. WYJ-E13 genomic DNA:
- the xth gene encoding exodeoxyribonuclease III encodes MKIATWNINGVKARIDNLTQWLKDSGPDIVCLQEIKTVDEGFPRLEIEALGYHVETHGQKGFNGVAILSKSSPSEVNRGLPGDPLDEQARFLEAVFSLPGNKVARVCCLYLPNGNPPETEKYPYKLAWMERLRKFAAERLEFEEIFILAGDYNVIPEPHDCFDPKVWASDALFLPQTRESFRRLENLGLVDAVRSATDATALYSFWDYQAGAWPKNNGIRIDHLMLSPEAADCMTSAAIEKHVRAWEKPSDHVPVVAYFEFAA; translated from the coding sequence ATGAAGATCGCGACCTGGAACATCAACGGCGTCAAGGCGCGCATCGACAACCTGACACAGTGGTTGAAGGATTCCGGCCCTGATATCGTCTGCCTGCAGGAAATAAAGACCGTCGATGAAGGCTTCCCGCGGCTGGAAATCGAGGCGCTTGGCTACCATGTCGAAACGCATGGGCAGAAAGGCTTCAACGGCGTCGCCATTCTTTCCAAGAGCTCGCCTTCCGAAGTCAATCGTGGCCTGCCAGGTGATCCACTCGACGAGCAGGCGCGTTTCCTCGAAGCCGTGTTCTCGCTGCCTGGCAACAAGGTGGCGCGCGTCTGCTGCCTCTACCTGCCGAACGGCAACCCGCCGGAAACGGAAAAATACCCCTACAAACTGGCCTGGATGGAGCGTCTGCGCAAATTCGCGGCTGAACGCCTCGAATTCGAGGAAATCTTCATTCTCGCAGGCGACTACAACGTCATTCCCGAGCCACATGACTGCTTTGACCCGAAGGTCTGGGCGAGCGATGCGCTCTTCCTGCCGCAAACGCGCGAATCCTTCCGCCGACTGGAAAATCTGGGTCTCGTCGATGCAGTGCGCTCGGCAACCGATGCGACAGCGCTCTATTCCTTCTGGGATTATCAGGCCGGCGCCTGGCCGAAGAACAACGGCATCCGCATCGACCATCTGATGCTGTCGCCGGAAGCAGCCGACTGCATGACGTCGGCGGCGATCGAAAAGCATGTGCGCGCCTGGGAAAAGCCGTCCGACCACGTGCCTGTCGTGGCTTACTTCGAGTTTGCTGCCTGA
- the erpA gene encoding iron-sulfur cluster insertion protein ErpA has protein sequence MTEANVTLSDAAAKRIAAIVGSDPGKSALRVSVEGGGCSGFSYKFDLVDAAADDDIVVEKNNAKVLIDSLSLVYMAGSEIDFVDNLLGQSFQINNPNAVASCGCGTSFAI, from the coding sequence ATGACTGAAGCAAATGTAACCCTTTCCGATGCCGCGGCAAAGCGTATTGCCGCCATTGTCGGCAGCGATCCCGGCAAGAGCGCGCTGCGCGTCTCCGTCGAGGGCGGCGGCTGTTCGGGCTTTTCCTACAAGTTCGATCTTGTGGATGCTGCCGCTGACGACGACATCGTCGTCGAGAAGAACAATGCCAAAGTGCTGATCGACAGTCTCTCGCTGGTTTATATGGCCGGCTCCGAAATCGATTTCGTCGACAACCTGCTCGGCCAGTCCTTCCAGATCAACAACCCGAACGCGGTGGCAAGCTGCGGTTGCGGCACCAGCTTCGCGATCTGA